In one window of Deltaproteobacteria bacterium DNA:
- a CDS encoding nitronate monooxygenase family protein gives MKLPELTIGRFKARIPIVQGGMSVRVSTSSLAAAVADCGGIGTIGGSGIPIDELKEDIRKAKRMTNGIVAVNIMFAVKQFMEAVKASIEAGVDMIVTGAGFSRDIFKVGKENNVPIVSIVSSPEFGKLAERSGADAIVVEAKEAGGHLGTDRPLRDLFPEVRKVVKKVPLIAAGGITDGYDIAEMMGKFGADAVQMATRFVLTKECDVADRFKQMYLNARKEDVVLINSPVGLPGRAIRNPFLERFFSGGDVYDGKCRRGCLKSCNHSFCIVDRLDMSRNGDTEEGLVFTGENVWRIKDIPSVKELIDRLVAEAESVYAPATVSA, from the coding sequence GTGAAACTTCCGGAACTTACCATTGGCCGGTTCAAGGCCAGGATACCGATCGTCCAGGGAGGGATGTCGGTCCGCGTCTCCACGTCGTCGCTGGCGGCGGCGGTCGCTGACTGTGGCGGGATCGGCACGATCGGCGGCTCCGGCATTCCGATCGACGAACTCAAGGAGGACATCCGCAAGGCGAAGCGGATGACGAACGGCATCGTAGCCGTCAACATCATGTTCGCGGTCAAGCAGTTCATGGAAGCGGTCAAGGCGTCGATCGAGGCGGGGGTGGACATGATCGTCACCGGCGCCGGGTTCTCCCGCGACATCTTCAAGGTGGGGAAGGAGAACAACGTCCCCATCGTCTCCATCGTCTCCTCCCCGGAGTTCGGAAAGCTCGCGGAGCGAAGCGGCGCGGACGCGATCGTCGTGGAGGCGAAGGAGGCGGGCGGGCACCTGGGGACCGACCGGCCGCTGCGGGATCTGTTCCCCGAGGTTCGCAAGGTGGTGAAGAAGGTCCCCCTGATCGCCGCGGGCGGGATCACCGACGGCTACGACATCGCGGAGATGATGGGGAAGTTCGGCGCCGACGCGGTGCAGATGGCCACGCGTTTCGTCCTCACGAAGGAGTGCGACGTGGCCGACCGCTTCAAGCAGATGTACCTGAACGCCCGCAAGGAGGACGTGGTCCTGATCAACTCCCCGGTGGGGCTGCCCGGCCGCGCGATCCGCAACCCGTTCCTCGAGCGCTTTTTCAGCGGCGGGGACGTCTACGACGGGAAGTGCCGTCGGGGGTGCCTGAAGAGCTGCAACCACAGCTTCTGCATCGTCGATCGCCTCGACATGTCGCGCAACGGGGACACGGAGGAAGGGCTGGTCTTCACGGGGGAGAACGTCTGGAGGATCAAGGATATCCCGAGCGTGAAGGAGTTGATCGACCGCCTCGTCGCCGAGGCCGAGAGCGTGTACGCCCCCGCTACCGTCTCCGCTTGA